One Patescibacteria group bacterium genomic window, ACTTATGACATTTTTTCACTGCAAACGGGCCATTTGGCTGGCGCATTGCAGTTTTTTGTTTATGATTCTTTGAAAATATTTGTTTTAATTATTTTCATTACTCATTTCATGAGTTTGCTAAGATTTTATTTGCCTATTGAGAAATTAAAAGATTTTTTAGCAACACACAAGTTATTTGGTTTAGACTATTTTTTGGCTACATTATTTGGAGCTCTTACTCCTTTTTGTTCTTGTTCATCTATCCCTTTGTTTATTGGATTTATGGAAGCACGAATTCCACTGGGAGTTACTTTTGCATTTTTAATAACATCTCCACTAGTTAATGAAATAGCTATTGGATTGTTTATTGGTATGTTTGGTATGAAAATTACCATTATATATGTTACAGCCGGCATTTTAATTGGTATGATTGGTGGATTTGTAATTGGTAAATTAAAAATGGAAAAATATGTAGCTGATTTTGTTTGGAATATTAAATCCCAAAAATTAAGTAAAGAAGATGCTAAAAAAATTCCTTGGCTAAAAGTATATAAAATTATCTCCCGTGAAGCCTGGGGAATTAGCAGAAAAATAATGTTGTATGTTTTAGCGGGGGTGGCTGTCGGTGGGTTAATTCATGGTTATGTTCCGGAAGGATTTTTTGATGTGTATTTGCGGAAGGCTGGTTTTTGGGGAGTTCCGCTAGCAGTAATATTAGCAGTACCACTGTATTCTAACGCAAGCGGAGTTATCCCAATTATCCAATCATTGGTAGCTAAAGGCGTGCCAATTGGAACAGGTTTAGCCTTTATGATGGCTACAGTCGGCCTTTCTTTGCCAGAGGCCATGATACTTAAAAAGGTTTTAAAATGGCAATTACTGGCAACTTTTTTTGGAATTGTATCAATCGGTATAATTATAATTGGTTATTTGTTTAATTCTTTTATTTTCTAATTATTAAAAAACATAAAGTTGAAACGTCCTTATGAAAAATAATATTTTAATCGCCATTATTGTAAATATTTGTATTACAGTTTTTGAGATAGTATTAGGCTTGCTTTCTGGAAGCATGGCCTTGGTGTCTGATGCTATACATAACTTTTCTGATGTGGGAGCAATTGCACTTAGTTGGTGGGGTGAAAAAATTTCTCTTCATCCAAGCAATAAACAGAAGACCTATGGCTATAAAAGAGCTGAAATACTGATAGCATTTATCAATAGCTCTGTTCTCTTAACTGTAATTATTTTTATTCTAATTGAATCAGTCAAAAGATTGCTCAATCCAGTTGAAGTTGTTGGCTCTACCATATTGATTGTTGCTTTGATTGCCTTGGTCGGTAATAGCATTGCTACATATTTTCTAGAAAAAGATAAACACAAGAACCTTAACTTAAAGAGTGCCTGGCTTCATTCCTTGCAAGATGCCTTATTCTCATTGGGGGTAGTGGTAGGAGCGTTGATAATTCATTATACAGGTTGGTTTGTAATTGATCCTTTGATATCGATACTCTTAGCGCTTTATATTCTGAAAGAGGTTTTTAATATAATAAAAAAATCAGTTGATGTGTTGATGGAGTCGGTTCCTGCTGATGTTGATTCTGATCAGGTGCGTAAAAGTTTAGAAGATATTAAAAATGTAAAAAACATAGCTGATTTACATATTTGGCAGACAGATTCAAATAATAAATTTTTGAGTGCTCATATTGAAATAGAAAATATTGAAAATGGGGAAAGGAATAAACTACTTCTGAGTATTCAGAATTTGTTAAATGAAAATTATAAAATAAATCACACCACAATTCAGTTGGTGTCTATAAATAATTTAGAAAAAAAGATGCTTAATTGCAATCATTGCAACTAGAGTATTATAAATAAAATCTTTATGCCCAACAAATTAATGTCAATCATTTTACTGCTTTTCTCGGTAGTGACTTTAACTGGCTGTAACAGGCAGATTTCAACTGTTGAGAATGGTGACAAAACTGAACAAAAACAAGCAGCAGCTACAAGGGATAATTCAGGCACTAGTGAATATCAAGTGTCTAGTGCTGAAATGGTTGCCGAGAAGCTGGAAGTATATTATTTTCATCGCACTGCTCGTTGTGTGTCTTGTAAAACGATAGGTAGATATACTAAAGAAACAATGGAACAAAAGTATCGCAAGCAAATTGAAGATGGCTTGATTGATTATCGTGAGATAAATGTTGAGTTACCAGAGAATAAAGAAATAGCTATTAAATTTAAGGCCTCTGGTTCCTCATTGTTTATTAATAGGATTATTCAAGGCCAAGACAATATTAAACAGGATGCTAATGTTTGGCGTTTACTTGGTGATGAAGAAAAGTTTAAAAGTTATTTAGAAGCTGTTATTAACTCAAGTCTAGGAATATAAGAAGATGGATTTTATAAACGCATTAATCGACAATTATAACATTCCGGTGCTTACAGCATTCTTGCTTGGTATTTTAACTTCAATTAGTCCCTGCCCTCTAGCTACCAACATTACTGCTATCGCCTATATATCGAAAGAACTAAAAACAATTAAGAATACATTGCTCAACGGCTTGTTCTATACATTGGGCAGGGGCATTAGTTATACGCTCCTGGCCATTTTGATATATTATGGTATATCAAGTTTTCATATATCAAATATTTTTGAGGGTTGGGGCGATAAAGCGTTGGGGCCAATATTGATTATCATTAGTTTAATAATGTTTGGGCTTATAAATATAGATATTGGAGTTAAAAGCGAGAAGATAGAGAGGGTAAAAGAATGGTTATCTCAAAAAGGATATATCGGCTCACTTTTATTGGGTGTTATTTTTGCTCTAGCATTTTGCCCCTATAGTGGAGTTTTATTTTTTGGGGTTTTAATGCCACTCGTATTGAATTCGACAGAAGGCTTTTTGCTGGCTCCGTTTTTTACTCTAGGGACCGGCTTGCCTGTAATTATATTCTCATTTTTAATTGCATTCTCACTGCAGAAAGTTAGTAAGGCCTTTCAGATAGTACAAAAGGTTGAAAAAGTGATGAGATATCTTGTTGCGAGTGTGTTTATGACAACAGGATTATATTATTTATATATTTTGATTAAATATTTACTTGCGTAAGGCATTATTATTTTATAATACTATAGCGTTGGTTGATAAAATTTCTTGTTGTAGCTTATACTATCCTACTAATTCTTGCATATTTAAGTTCCAATCAGACCCAATACGGACCACAAATTTAAAATCGCCAGAAATGGCGATTTTTGTTATACTTAAATTAGGTTCTAATAATTCAATAAAAGATATGAAAGCAAAAGAAATTTATCGAAAACTGGAAAAGGATTTTCATTTGGATCAGTGTAGTGATGATTGGAGTCAAATGGATTTTAACGAATTTATTTGTGATAATTTCAAGGAGCGTTACATGGGACTGGTTTTGGACAATGCTGAAGAGATCGAAAAAATTTATACAGCAGTTTTTCCTAGCGACAAGGTGCTAAAAGAGATTCTAGATAAGGATGAAAATAATATATTGATTTTCACACACCATCCATCAACTTGGGACACTACAGTTACTGGGTTTCCATTCAAGGACATGAACAAGGACTTGCTTGTAAAATTAAAAGAGAAAAACATTTCTTTATATTGTTTGCATGTTCCATTGGATGCAAATGGGTATTTTTCTACTACTGTTAATTATGCAAAAGAGATTGGAGTTAGTTTTGATGAAGATTTTGCAGAATATTACGGAGTGCAAGTTGGGGTGATAGGTGGAACCAATCTTAATTCCCTGAAGGATTTAGTGAACAGAGTTGAAAAAGCCGTTGGTCATAACGTTAAGTTATTAAAATATGGAAGTGATAATATTGCGAATCAGAAAATAGCTGTTGTGGCTGGGGGAGGAAATGATCCTGAAATATTAAAAGAACTTTTAGAGAAAGGAATAAAAACATATGTTACAGGCATCGTAAGCGCAGTTGGGGGGTATCCTCCAGCAGTAGAATTTAATAGTCTTG contains:
- a CDS encoding permease; translated protein: MDIFYPLELFSKWITYDIFSLQTGHLAGALQFFVYDSLKIFVLIIFITHFMSLLRFYLPIEKLKDFLATHKLFGLDYFLATLFGALTPFCSCSSIPLFIGFMEARIPLGVTFAFLITSPLVNEIAIGLFIGMFGMKITIIYVTAGILIGMIGGFVIGKLKMEKYVADFVWNIKSQKLSKEDAKKIPWLKVYKIISREAWGISRKIMLYVLAGVAVGGLIHGYVPEGFFDVYLRKAGFWGVPLAVILAVPLYSNASGVIPIIQSLVAKGVPIGTGLAFMMATVGLSLPEAMILKKVLKWQLLATFFGIVSIGIIIIGYLFNSFIF
- a CDS encoding cation diffusion facilitator family transporter, giving the protein MKNNILIAIIVNICITVFEIVLGLLSGSMALVSDAIHNFSDVGAIALSWWGEKISLHPSNKQKTYGYKRAEILIAFINSSVLLTVIIFILIESVKRLLNPVEVVGSTILIVALIALVGNSIATYFLEKDKHKNLNLKSAWLHSLQDALFSLGVVVGALIIHYTGWFVIDPLISILLALYILKEVFNIIKKSVDVLMESVPADVDSDQVRKSLEDIKNVKNIADLHIWQTDSNNKFLSAHIEIENIENGERNKLLLSIQNLLNENYKINHTTIQLVSINNLEKKMLNCNHCN
- a CDS encoding nitrophenyl compound nitroreductase subunit ArsF family protein; the protein is MPNKLMSIILLLFSVVTLTGCNRQISTVENGDKTEQKQAAATRDNSGTSEYQVSSAEMVAEKLEVYYFHRTARCVSCKTIGRYTKETMEQKYRKQIEDGLIDYREINVELPENKEIAIKFKASGSSLFINRIIQGQDNIKQDANVWRLLGDEEKFKSYLEAVINSSLGI
- a CDS encoding aromatic aminobenezylarsenical efflux permease ArsG family transporter produces the protein MDFINALIDNYNIPVLTAFLLGILTSISPCPLATNITAIAYISKELKTIKNTLLNGLFYTLGRGISYTLLAILIYYGISSFHISNIFEGWGDKALGPILIIISLIMFGLINIDIGVKSEKIERVKEWLSQKGYIGSLLLGVIFALAFCPYSGVLFFGVLMPLVLNSTEGFLLAPFFTLGTGLPVIIFSFLIAFSLQKVSKAFQIVQKVEKVMRYLVASVFMTTGLYYLYILIKYLLA
- a CDS encoding Nif3-like dinuclear metal center hexameric protein, translating into MKAKEIYRKLEKDFHLDQCSDDWSQMDFNEFICDNFKERYMGLVLDNAEEIEKIYTAVFPSDKVLKEILDKDENNILIFTHHPSTWDTTVTGFPFKDMNKDLLVKLKEKNISLYCLHVPLDANGYFSTTVNYAKEIGVSFDEDFAEYYGVQVGVIGGTNLNSLKDLVNRVEKAVGHNVKLLKYGSDNIANQKIAVVAGGGNDPEILKELLEKGIKTYVTGIVSAVGGYPPAVEFNSLAKENKINIIGSSHYSSEKFACIKMLHYFEALGIKASFVEDKPDLGDIV